One window of the Rosa rugosa chromosome 3, drRosRugo1.1, whole genome shotgun sequence genome contains the following:
- the LOC133735360 gene encoding uncharacterized protein LOC133735360: MGKDAKAGGKGKGKAAAGADCDEGGGSKGKGKSGKGGASDGLGTCTYVKARHLLCEKQGKINEAYKKLQDGWLGNGDKVPPAEFAKLASEYSECPSGKKGGDLGWFPRRKMAGPFQEVAFSTPIGATNGAFKSTYVLILFAILDLYSLSDAFVTLCYTLE; encoded by the coding sequence aTGGGCAAGGACGCCAAGGCCGGAGGAAAAGGCAAGGGAAAAGCCGCAGCCGGCGCCGACTGCGACGAGGGCGGCGGCTCTAAGGGAAAAGGAAAGTCCGGCAAGGGCGGAGCTTCCGATGGGCTCGGCACCTGCACGTATGTGAAGGCAAGGCACTTACTTTGTGAGAAGCAGGGAAAGATCAACGAAGCCTACAAGAAGTTGCAGGACGGCTGGCTCGGAAACGGCGATAAGGTCCCTCCGGCGGAGTTCGCTAAGTTGGCCTCCGAGTACTCCGAGTGTCCTTCAGGGAAGAAAGGCGGCGACCTCGGGTGGTTTCCTCGCAGGAAGATGGCCGGCCCTTTTCAAGAGGTGGCCTTCAGCACTCCGATTGGGGCTACCAACGGTGCTTTCAAGTCCACGTATGTGTTGATACTTTTCGCAATTTTAGATCTTTATAGTCTTTCTGATGCATTTGTTACTCTCTGCTATACACTGGAGTAG